The following proteins come from a genomic window of Pseudomonas cichorii:
- a CDS encoding calcium-binding protein, translating into MTREDIDPSGIGRTVPIEFTGTVVNRLNLTSADWASLEAASREKERIVLENKLLLGTGAPWFVAQFTALLGRLVADDIITYEDSDGRYVVYDGRDTNNNGVIDPYALKNVTELIINKGAAVIAGNGNDTLYGTNYSNDELYGGDGNDQLDARKGADRMVGGSGNDTYVVDDEGDTVVEKAGEGTDTVKSSIAFKLADEFENLELTGTASVDGTGNDLDNRILGNSGSNVLRGEGGNDYISGNAGDDTIDGGAGNDTLIGGYGSDLLEGGEGNDILQGSESGDRGSSDSDTLNGGTGFDIYKAQSHDVIFDSDGKGSVYLENRRLTGGKRKEDDPEDTYYGGGNTYVLKNGTLTINGSLIVNAFQNYDLGIALELEDEEEEEEEAPETDDAESRTSPIVLDLDGDGIETLAVGASYFDLDSDGLSEMAGWVSPDDGLLVHDRNGDGRISNGSELFGNHSLLNNGQTAQNGYQALAEYDSNGDGMVNAQDASYATLQVWRDLNGNGTSDAGELQSLTDAGVVSISTGYTDSSHVDAHGHEHRQVSTIVLANGMASTAADVWFKVDASKRVNSGDIALTDDVYFLANAKGFGKVQDLHQAMVLDPELKTLLAQYVSATDADSRDQLLDNLIYRWAGTEDVDPYSRDPQKIYSHVMDARQLVTLEKLVGHAYMGLWCWGERDPNPHGQAAPILVAEYLEFKRFTAAQILAQTEYASELDIIRTAFGSDAHSISVDWNTLKDKLNVLLANGQDDRIRGVIKVLTDLGTYSPAYRTQRDAAFETIAAFNPDLAAFFDFSSFIGTAGNNTLYGMSYGTLFYGLGGDDRLYGNGGDDSYHFARGHGNDVILDRGGLDQIVFADGIAQSDLVFSRNVTTVWIHVRNADGSDAGSLQIDNFFNFDGSLDFGAIEFIRLADGTSLNQQQILALLTANALTQGDDLVFGTAASDTIDALAGNDNIHGLGGNDQLSGGAGSDVLMGDDGDDVLTGGIGDDTLIGGRGSDTYIFEAGYGHDVIDNVADATEVKRDRLMFGASIAPASVIARRAGDDLLLSTSANDSIRLNGYFVAEAGNGTAVDEIVFQDGTLWGIADIKRKVLEASAGNDELVGYATNDVLNGLGGDDFIAGYGGNDTLFGGDGQDYLDGGVGNDSLSGEAGNDNLYGGEGNDLLDGGDGNDWINGDVGDDTLIGGAGDDILDGGAGRDTLQGGAGNDNLYGGAGDDFLAGGEGNDRLDGGSGTNSYLFARGGGQDIIMDAYENVVTIYLSDLPLETLVFRRKGTSLDVSFPDSPQDLLSLADFFSNEIPSGGIHLHYGDGLVAVISPTQLHQLTLEGTEVADLIYAYSGDDQIEARGGNDEVYAFAGNDRVDGGEGNDYLDGGDGDDTLLGGSGNDILLGGLGDDVLTGGSGNDNLDGGDGNDQYLFAAGWGDDTIFNSVGGDSVHFSGVAPTDLLLRREGMDLLVVNPLTGDRLRIQGQFSYQAGQPGATAVAQFVFDNATTWDVEAIRLKAIEGSEKDDAILGHADDDVIAAGAGNDYVDAGDGNDVVNGGDGNDTLYGSSGNDTLNGDNGDDLLIGGSGLDTLSGGAGNDTLQGYGLLDGGSGDDLLEGSGELLGGDGQDILRGQGSDTLSGGAGNDVLEAYSNPWIRNANILSGGTGDDSLYGAFGDDTYLFNLGDGRDLLVERRAGQAYSNIAPSFDTLRFGEGISVQNLSFTRTGNDLLISHSNGTDAITVQNWYQEPSEHFKLERLEFADGSVLSGNDVEARAITVGTIGNDTLMGYRNQDDRIYGGAGDDQIWGQAGNDLLVGGDGADYLDGSIGSDRLEGGTGNDSLIGGQGADVMLGGAGDDYYAVDNANDQVIELANEGDDFIRTTVSYTLGANIERMASDGAANLVLTGNELANGLWGNAGDNVLAGLLGNDFLSGGAGNDVYVFNLGDGQDTLDNIDAITAVDTLRFGAGISDNDVLAFQQGEHLFMRIKGSSDQIALSGYYAANTVSNGVTYDRKIERVEFANGVVWDQARLQEVVSRAANNKSPVVNANVPTLTASQGTAFSYTIAENTITDPDVWDSITYSVKMRDGSDVPAWLKFDARTRTLSGTPSASDVGSLQFILWGTDNYGYAAGTYATLTVSQPNRAPTVVSALADQSVAEGTALAYTVPAGAFSDPDSGDSLTYSATLADGSALPSWLTFNASTRQFTGTAPGTAVGTTSVRVMARDRSGLTASDVLDIVVTVQNLTLTGTSGADTLTGRSGNDTLNGGAGNDTLIGNAGNDRLNGGAGNDTMRGGTGDDTYVVDSTSDVLTENAGEGTDTVESSLTWTLGANLENLTLTGTSALNGTGNALDNILIGNSAVNTLTGGAGNDRLDGLGGADRLIGGAGNDTYVVDNTSDVITENANEGTDTVEASVTWTLGNNLENLTLTGSSALNGTGNALANVLTGNAAANSLSGGAGNDTLDGRGGADTLTGGAGNDTYILGRGYGVDTLVENDSTSGNTDVARFMDGIATDQLWFRKVSNNLEVSIIGTSDALVIRDWYSGAATHVEQFKTSNGKTLLDSKVQGLVDAMAAFSPPAAGQLTLPDNYKEQLSSVIAANWQ; encoded by the coding sequence TTGACCCGAGAGGATATCGACCCTTCCGGTATTGGCCGGACAGTACCGATAGAGTTCACCGGCACCGTCGTCAACAGACTGAATCTGACCAGTGCCGACTGGGCTTCGCTGGAGGCCGCCAGTCGTGAGAAAGAACGGATTGTCCTCGAAAATAAATTGTTGCTGGGTACCGGTGCTCCCTGGTTTGTCGCCCAGTTCACCGCTCTTCTTGGGCGGCTGGTGGCTGACGATATCATTACCTATGAAGACAGTGACGGGCGCTATGTCGTCTATGACGGTCGGGACACCAACAACAATGGTGTCATTGATCCTTATGCGCTGAAGAACGTCACCGAGTTGATTATCAACAAAGGTGCTGCGGTCATTGCCGGGAACGGCAACGACACCCTTTATGGTACGAATTACTCCAACGATGAACTTTATGGTGGCGACGGCAACGATCAACTCGATGCTCGCAAGGGTGCCGATCGTATGGTCGGCGGATCGGGAAACGATACCTATGTCGTCGATGACGAAGGTGACACGGTTGTCGAGAAGGCGGGTGAGGGCACTGATACCGTCAAGTCCAGTATCGCGTTCAAGCTGGCCGATGAGTTTGAAAATCTGGAGCTGACCGGGACTGCCAGCGTCGATGGAACAGGCAATGACCTCGACAACCGGATCCTGGGAAACTCGGGAAGTAACGTTCTGCGAGGCGAAGGCGGTAACGATTACATTTCCGGTAATGCAGGCGACGATACGATTGATGGCGGCGCCGGGAACGACACACTCATTGGCGGATATGGCAGCGACCTGCTGGAAGGCGGAGAAGGCAACGATATCCTGCAAGGCAGTGAAAGCGGCGACAGAGGCAGTTCCGACTCCGATACGCTGAACGGCGGCACGGGTTTTGATATCTACAAGGCGCAGTCTCACGATGTGATCTTCGACTCGGACGGCAAGGGCTCAGTCTATCTGGAGAATCGGCGACTCACCGGCGGCAAACGCAAAGAGGACGATCCTGAAGACACCTATTACGGTGGCGGCAATACCTATGTGCTCAAGAACGGCACCCTGACCATCAATGGCAGCCTGATCGTCAATGCATTCCAGAACTATGACCTCGGCATTGCTCTGGAACTGGAGGACGAAGAGGAGGAAGAGGAAGAAGCTCCCGAGACTGACGATGCCGAAAGTCGTACTTCCCCCATTGTTCTCGACCTTGACGGCGACGGCATTGAAACGCTCGCGGTCGGTGCCAGCTATTTCGATCTCGATAGCGACGGCCTGAGCGAGATGGCTGGCTGGGTCAGCCCCGACGACGGTCTGCTGGTGCATGATCGCAATGGCGACGGCCGTATCAGCAACGGTAGTGAGTTGTTCGGCAACCACAGCCTGCTGAACAATGGCCAGACGGCCCAGAATGGTTATCAGGCGCTGGCCGAGTACGACAGCAATGGCGACGGCATGGTCAATGCCCAGGACGCCTCCTATGCCACGCTGCAGGTCTGGCGCGATCTCAACGGCAACGGCACCAGTGATGCCGGAGAGCTACAAAGCCTGACCGATGCTGGCGTGGTGTCGATCAGTACAGGCTACACCGACTCAAGCCATGTCGATGCCCACGGACATGAGCATCGTCAGGTCAGCACCATTGTGTTGGCCAACGGTATGGCGTCGACCGCGGCGGATGTCTGGTTCAAGGTTGACGCCTCCAAACGCGTCAACAGCGGGGACATCGCGCTCACTGACGATGTCTATTTCCTGGCCAACGCCAAGGGGTTTGGCAAGGTGCAAGATTTGCATCAGGCCATGGTGCTCGACCCTGAACTGAAGACGCTGCTCGCTCAGTACGTATCCGCTACCGACGCGGACAGTCGCGACCAGTTACTGGATAACCTGATCTATCGTTGGGCGGGGACAGAAGATGTCGACCCTTACAGCCGCGACCCCCAGAAAATCTATTCGCATGTGATGGATGCGCGTCAGCTTGTCACTCTGGAGAAGTTGGTGGGTCATGCCTACATGGGACTATGGTGCTGGGGAGAGCGCGATCCTAATCCGCATGGCCAGGCCGCCCCCATCCTTGTGGCCGAGTATCTTGAGTTCAAGCGTTTCACGGCGGCGCAGATTCTGGCACAGACCGAGTATGCCAGTGAGCTGGACATTATCCGCACGGCCTTCGGCTCTGACGCCCACAGTATTTCTGTCGACTGGAATACGTTAAAGGACAAGCTGAATGTGTTGCTTGCCAACGGGCAGGATGATCGCATCCGTGGCGTCATTAAAGTTCTTACTGATCTTGGGACCTATTCCCCTGCTTACCGGACCCAGCGCGATGCTGCTTTTGAAACCATTGCGGCATTCAACCCCGATTTGGCAGCCTTCTTTGATTTTTCCAGCTTCATAGGCACAGCCGGTAACAATACGCTCTACGGCATGAGCTATGGCACTCTCTTCTACGGCCTTGGAGGAGATGATCGGCTTTATGGCAATGGGGGCGATGACAGCTATCACTTCGCCCGTGGGCATGGCAACGACGTCATTCTGGATCGGGGAGGCCTGGATCAGATCGTCTTTGCCGACGGTATTGCCCAGAGCGATCTGGTGTTCTCGCGCAATGTCACGACGGTCTGGATTCATGTCAGGAATGCCGATGGCAGTGATGCAGGTTCATTGCAGATCGATAACTTCTTCAATTTTGATGGTTCGCTGGATTTCGGTGCCATCGAGTTTATCCGCCTGGCTGACGGAACCAGTCTGAATCAGCAACAGATACTGGCGCTGTTGACCGCCAACGCCCTCACTCAAGGGGATGATCTGGTGTTCGGCACGGCTGCCAGCGACACCATCGACGCGCTGGCCGGCAATGACAACATCCATGGTCTGGGTGGTAACGATCAACTGTCCGGTGGGGCTGGCAGTGATGTGCTGATGGGGGACGACGGCGATGATGTGCTGACCGGCGGCATTGGCGACGATACCTTGATCGGAGGCCGCGGCAGTGACACTTACATATTCGAGGCAGGCTATGGCCATGATGTCATCGACAACGTTGCCGATGCGACCGAGGTCAAGCGTGACCGACTGATGTTTGGAGCCAGTATCGCGCCTGCATCGGTTATCGCCAGGCGGGCAGGTGATGACCTCCTGCTGTCCACCTCAGCCAATGACAGCATTCGTCTGAACGGCTATTTCGTCGCCGAAGCGGGCAATGGCACGGCAGTCGATGAAATCGTCTTCCAGGACGGTACGCTCTGGGGCATTGCCGACATCAAGCGCAAGGTACTGGAGGCCAGCGCCGGTAACGATGAACTGGTGGGCTACGCCACGAATGATGTACTGAATGGTCTGGGCGGTGACGACTTTATCGCCGGGTACGGCGGCAACGACACCCTGTTCGGTGGTGACGGGCAGGACTATCTCGATGGCGGTGTCGGGAACGACAGTCTGTCCGGCGAGGCTGGCAACGACAACCTGTACGGCGGTGAAGGTAACGACCTGCTGGATGGTGGCGACGGCAACGACTGGATAAATGGGGACGTCGGTGACGACACCCTGATCGGCGGGGCTGGAGACGACATTCTCGATGGCGGGGCTGGCCGCGACACGCTTCAGGGCGGAGCCGGCAACGATAATCTGTACGGAGGTGCCGGAGACGACTTCCTGGCGGGCGGTGAGGGCAACGACCGTCTCGACGGCGGCAGCGGCACCAACAGCTACCTGTTTGCCCGCGGTGGTGGTCAGGACATCATCATGGATGCCTACGAAAATGTGGTCACCATTTACCTGTCCGACTTGCCTCTGGAAACCCTGGTGTTCCGTCGCAAAGGCACGAGTCTGGATGTCTCCTTCCCGGACAGCCCACAGGATTTGCTGTCTCTCGCTGACTTCTTCAGCAACGAAATACCGTCCGGCGGTATTCACCTGCACTATGGCGATGGGTTGGTGGCCGTCATCAGCCCGACACAACTGCATCAACTGACGCTGGAGGGCACGGAAGTCGCCGACCTGATCTATGCCTACTCCGGCGACGATCAGATCGAAGCGCGCGGCGGCAACGATGAGGTGTATGCCTTTGCCGGCAACGACCGCGTCGATGGCGGTGAGGGGAACGATTACCTCGATGGCGGTGATGGCGACGACACGTTGCTGGGTGGCAGCGGCAACGACATTCTGCTGGGTGGCCTGGGTGACGACGTGCTCACAGGTGGCAGCGGTAATGACAACCTGGACGGTGGCGACGGCAATGACCAGTATTTATTCGCCGCTGGCTGGGGCGACGACACCATTTTCAACAGCGTCGGCGGCGATAGCGTGCATTTCAGCGGTGTAGCCCCGACCGATCTGCTGCTACGCCGCGAAGGCATGGACCTTCTGGTCGTCAACCCGCTCACTGGCGACCGGCTTCGCATCCAGGGTCAGTTCTCTTATCAGGCCGGCCAGCCTGGAGCGACCGCGGTCGCACAGTTCGTCTTCGACAACGCTACGACCTGGGATGTCGAGGCCATCCGCCTCAAGGCAATCGAAGGCAGCGAAAAAGACGATGCCATTCTAGGCCATGCTGACGATGACGTGATCGCGGCGGGCGCAGGCAACGATTACGTCGACGCCGGAGACGGCAATGACGTGGTGAACGGCGGCGACGGCAATGACACGCTCTATGGCAGTTCAGGCAACGACACCCTGAATGGTGACAATGGCGACGATCTGCTGATCGGCGGTAGCGGCCTGGACACTCTGTCGGGCGGTGCTGGCAACGATACCCTTCAGGGGTACGGTCTGCTCGATGGCGGCAGCGGGGACGACCTGCTTGAAGGCAGTGGCGAATTGCTGGGTGGCGATGGCCAGGACATCCTCCGTGGTCAGGGCAGCGACACCTTGTCCGGTGGTGCGGGCAATGACGTTCTTGAGGCCTACAGCAATCCGTGGATTCGCAACGCGAACATTCTTTCCGGCGGCACCGGGGACGACAGTCTTTATGGCGCCTTCGGCGACGATACCTACCTCTTCAATCTCGGCGATGGCCGCGACTTGCTGGTCGAGCGGCGTGCCGGGCAGGCCTACAGCAACATCGCTCCGTCCTTTGACACCTTGCGTTTCGGTGAAGGCATCAGCGTCCAGAACCTGAGTTTCACCCGGACCGGCAACGACCTGCTCATCAGCCACAGCAACGGCACTGACGCCATTACCGTACAGAACTGGTATCAGGAGCCGAGCGAACACTTCAAGCTGGAACGCCTGGAGTTCGCCGATGGCTCCGTGCTCAGCGGCAACGATGTCGAGGCACGTGCCATTACCGTGGGAACCATCGGTAACGACACGCTGATGGGTTACCGCAATCAGGATGACCGCATCTATGGCGGTGCCGGCGATGACCAGATCTGGGGCCAGGCGGGCAATGACCTGCTGGTGGGCGGCGACGGTGCGGACTACCTCGACGGCAGTATCGGCAGCGACCGTCTGGAAGGCGGCACCGGCAACGATTCGCTGATCGGTGGGCAGGGCGCGGATGTCATGCTCGGCGGTGCGGGCGACGACTATTACGCGGTCGATAACGCCAACGATCAGGTGATCGAACTGGCGAATGAAGGGGATGATTTCATTCGCACCACGGTCAGCTATACGCTCGGTGCCAATATCGAACGCATGGCCTCCGATGGGGCGGCCAATCTGGTCCTGACCGGTAACGAACTGGCCAACGGGTTGTGGGGCAATGCCGGGGATAACGTTCTGGCGGGCTTGCTGGGCAATGACTTCCTTTCTGGCGGTGCCGGTAACGATGTCTATGTGTTCAACCTGGGTGACGGACAAGACACCCTCGACAATATCGATGCCATCACGGCGGTCGATACGCTGCGTTTCGGTGCGGGCATCAGCGATAACGACGTGCTGGCCTTCCAGCAGGGCGAGCATCTGTTCATGAGGATCAAGGGCAGCAGCGACCAGATCGCCCTGTCGGGTTACTACGCGGCCAATACGGTCAGTAACGGTGTGACCTATGACCGGAAGATCGAGCGGGTGGAGTTTGCCAACGGTGTGGTCTGGGATCAGGCCCGATTGCAGGAGGTCGTGAGCCGCGCTGCCAACAACAAGTCGCCGGTGGTCAACGCCAACGTGCCGACCTTGACGGCGAGCCAGGGCACCGCCTTCAGCTACACCATCGCGGAAAACACCATCACCGATCCCGATGTCTGGGACTCGATCACCTACAGTGTGAAAATGCGCGACGGCTCCGACGTGCCTGCCTGGCTGAAATTCGATGCCAGGACCCGGACACTGTCCGGCACGCCTTCGGCCTCTGATGTGGGAAGCCTGCAGTTCATCCTGTGGGGCACGGACAACTACGGTTATGCCGCCGGTACCTACGCAACCCTGACCGTGTCGCAACCCAACCGGGCCCCCACGGTGGTCAGCGCCCTTGCGGACCAGAGCGTGGCCGAAGGCACTGCCTTGGCCTATACCGTGCCTGCCGGAGCCTTCAGCGATCCGGACAGCGGCGACAGCCTGACCTACAGCGCCACGCTGGCAGATGGCAGCGCCTTGCCTTCCTGGCTGACCTTCAATGCCTCCACCCGCCAGTTCACCGGGACGGCACCGGGCACGGCTGTCGGCACCACCAGCGTCAGAGTGATGGCCAGAGACCGGAGCGGCCTGACCGCGTCCGACGTTCTGGACATCGTCGTTACGGTGCAGAACCTGACGCTGACCGGTACTTCAGGAGCGGACACCCTGACCGGGCGCTCGGGCAACGACACCCTCAACGGTGGCGCCGGCAACGACACCCTGATCGGCAATGCGGGCAATGACCGGCTCAACGGCGGTGCCGGCAACGACACGATGCGCGGCGGCACGGGCGACGATACCTATGTGGTGGATTCAACCTCCGATGTGCTGACCGAAAATGCGGGAGAGGGCACCGACACGGTCGAGTCCAGCCTGACCTGGACCTTGGGCGCCAATCTCGAAAACCTGACCCTGACCGGTACCTCGGCGCTCAACGGTACGGGCAACGCGCTGGACAACATCCTCATCGGCAACAGTGCCGTCAACACCCTGACCGGTGGCGCGGGCAACGACCGCCTCGATGGTCTGGGTGGTGCCGACAGGCTCATCGGCGGTGCCGGAAACGATACCTACGTGGTCGAC
- a CDS encoding aspartyl beta-hydroxylase, producing MDSLKDWLPIRIWQEAEAWRVDWCWFGDRKLDQPFFRDAVDEALRLPFNQAFRRETSLAVLCEWKLPAIEPTAFVYHASRCGSTLIGQMLAQLDEAIVISEPPPLDALLRGALDPAVRKAALRGLLAAYGQTRRGTEQKLVIKLDAWNIGELPLLRECFPQVPWMFVYREPLEIAVSHIRRAGMHMVPDLIGRSSLDGESQDDSREDYIAQRLGRTLELGLEHCRALNGLPLNYRELPGVMDGYLADFFGLDTPQRNKALSAAGRHAKQPAQAFVADSQDKQREATERLRERVEYRTRASYDALEVSRSERRSCRPA from the coding sequence ATGGACAGCCTGAAAGACTGGCTGCCCATCCGCATCTGGCAGGAAGCTGAAGCATGGCGGGTGGACTGGTGCTGGTTTGGTGACCGCAAGCTCGATCAACCTTTCTTTCGCGATGCCGTGGACGAAGCGCTGCGCCTGCCTTTCAACCAGGCGTTCCGTCGTGAAACATCCCTTGCCGTGCTGTGTGAATGGAAACTGCCTGCCATTGAACCCACTGCGTTCGTTTATCACGCCTCGCGTTGCGGCTCGACCCTGATCGGCCAGATGCTGGCCCAACTCGATGAAGCGATAGTGATTTCCGAACCACCGCCACTCGATGCGCTGCTACGAGGCGCGCTTGATCCCGCCGTGCGTAAGGCAGCCTTGCGTGGGCTGCTCGCCGCTTATGGCCAGACTCGTCGCGGCACCGAGCAGAAACTGGTGATCAAACTGGACGCGTGGAACATCGGCGAACTGCCGCTGCTGCGCGAGTGCTTTCCTCAAGTGCCGTGGATGTTCGTGTACCGGGAACCGCTGGAAATTGCCGTCTCCCACATCCGCCGTGCAGGCATGCACATGGTGCCCGATCTCATTGGCCGCAGCTCACTGGATGGTGAAAGTCAGGATGATTCCCGTGAAGACTATATCGCCCAGCGACTGGGCAGAACGCTCGAGCTTGGCCTGGAACACTGCCGTGCCCTCAATGGCCTGCCACTGAATTACCGTGAATTACCCGGCGTGATGGACGGCTATCTGGCAGACTTCTTCGGCCTTGATACGCCCCAACGCAACAAGGCGCTTTCAGCCGCAGGCCGACACGCCAAACAGCCCGCTCAGGCGTTTGTCGCCGACAGCCAGGACAAGCAACGCGAAGCAACCGAACGGCTCAGGGAGCGGGTTGAATACCGTACAAGAGCGTCCTACGACGCACTTGAAGTCTCAAGGAGTGAGCGCCGCTCCTGCAGGCCAGCATAA
- a CDS encoding aspartyl/asparaginyl beta-hydroxylase domain-containing protein, translating into MDLPLLLQALSRIADTAWAAHFNAGYYEGQWSGVALISAVDALTELSSGAGEPISRDPWRTDDRWATALRDLPLDIRSARLLRLGPGSRIHEHRDYDLGGPKADRRLHIPLLSSPDVDFMLDRQRIPMNAGECWFLDLARPHSVDNWGQQERVHLVLDCRPNAWLEQKIEAGLSTTPPAGQGRAVEAFAQFRALLECDSRLCRILQDEPDSEAFITRTLALGAERGLHFGREDIRAAMRQGRNQWNRQWTA; encoded by the coding sequence GTGGATTTGCCTCTGCTGTTACAGGCGCTCTCGCGTATTGCCGATACGGCCTGGGCCGCGCATTTCAATGCCGGTTACTACGAAGGGCAGTGGTCCGGTGTCGCGCTGATTTCCGCTGTTGATGCCCTGACCGAATTGTCCTCAGGTGCAGGCGAACCCATCTCCCGAGATCCATGGCGAACCGACGACCGTTGGGCTACTGCCCTGCGCGACCTGCCGCTGGATATTCGCAGCGCCCGCTTACTGCGTCTCGGGCCGGGTAGCCGAATCCACGAACACCGCGACTACGACCTCGGTGGTCCAAAGGCTGATCGTCGTCTGCACATCCCCTTGCTCAGCTCGCCGGACGTGGACTTCATGCTGGACCGCCAGCGTATCCCGATGAATGCGGGCGAGTGCTGGTTTCTCGATCTGGCCCGCCCCCACAGCGTCGATAACTGGGGGCAGCAAGAGCGTGTTCATCTGGTGCTCGACTGCCGCCCCAATGCCTGGCTTGAACAGAAGATCGAAGCCGGTTTATCCACAACCCCACCTGCTGGCCAAGGCCGTGCAGTTGAAGCCTTTGCACAGTTCAGGGCCTTGCTGGAGTGCGATTCCCGGTTGTGTCGCATCTTGCAGGACGAACCGGACAGCGAGGCTTTCATCACCCGTACCCTGGCGCTGGGTGCCGAGCGCGGCCTGCATTTCGGTCGTGAAGACATACGCGCCGCGATGCGTCAGGGGCGCAATCAATGGAACCGACAATGGACAGCCTGA
- a CDS encoding TolC family protein → MKRSKKLFSVSLLALVVSGCAVTSKPIDRSVSEQRAQSDLQLMYKDQEPLNGPLTLHQAMARAVKYNLEARLKIMEEALAKRQLDLASFDMLPRMALSAGYAGRSNVSASSSESVETGTQSLEPSTSQDRSRRVADLTMVWNVLDFGVSYISAKQQGDQRLIVQERRRKVVNTIVQDVRSAYWRAVAAERLLKQIDSLMVRVEKAQDNSQKMSAQRVGDPVQALSYQRSLIQATRQLEEQRKALSLAKTELATLINLPLGSELTLATPDDYSIPELKVDMSVLEHEALASRPELREQDYQTRISSAETRKAMLRLLPGLEFSAGGHYDSNSFLVNDKWADMGVKVTWNLFNVISAPAAINVAKAGEEVAAARRQAMSIAVLAQLYVANANYREAMRQFKTSQQLSNIDGEIVGQLRNRYKAAGIGELDLIQGELNTLQADLRRDLAYADLRNAYGQIFASAGLDPLPEQLPSTDVQVIAGALASRENQWSAGNIAEPVKAAEVQAK, encoded by the coding sequence ATGAAAAGAAGTAAGAAGTTATTCAGTGTCAGCCTGCTGGCGCTGGTCGTCAGTGGTTGTGCTGTCACCAGCAAGCCAATCGACCGTAGCGTCAGTGAGCAACGCGCACAAAGCGATCTGCAACTGATGTACAAGGATCAGGAGCCACTGAACGGCCCTCTGACCCTGCATCAAGCCATGGCTCGTGCAGTCAAGTACAACCTGGAAGCGCGTCTGAAAATCATGGAAGAAGCCTTGGCCAAGCGTCAGTTGGACCTTGCCAGCTTCGACATGTTGCCACGCATGGCGCTGTCCGCAGGTTATGCCGGACGCAGCAACGTCAGCGCCTCCAGCAGCGAAAGCGTCGAGACCGGCACCCAGTCTCTGGAACCTTCGACTTCCCAGGATCGCAGCCGTCGTGTCGCCGACCTCACCATGGTCTGGAACGTCCTCGACTTCGGCGTCAGCTACATCAGTGCCAAGCAGCAGGGCGACCAGCGCCTGATCGTTCAGGAGCGTCGTCGCAAAGTTGTCAACACCATCGTTCAGGACGTGCGCTCGGCCTACTGGCGTGCAGTGGCTGCCGAACGTTTGCTCAAGCAGATCGACAGCCTGATGGTTCGCGTCGAAAAGGCTCAGGACAACAGCCAGAAAATGAGCGCGCAGCGCGTCGGCGATCCGGTTCAGGCACTGAGCTACCAGCGCTCGCTGATCCAGGCGACCCGTCAGCTTGAAGAACAGCGCAAGGCGTTGTCCCTGGCCAAGACCGAACTGGCAACCCTGATCAACCTGCCTCTGGGCAGTGAGCTGACCCTGGCGACCCCGGACGATTACTCGATCCCCGAACTCAAAGTCGACATGAGCGTGCTGGAACACGAAGCACTGGCCAGCCGTCCGGAACTGCGCGAGCAGGATTACCAGACCCGCATCAGCTCTGCCGAAACCCGCAAGGCCATGCTGCGCCTGCTGCCGGGCCTGGAGTTCTCTGCCGGCGGTCATTACGACAGCAACTCCTTCCTGGTCAATGACAAATGGGCCGACATGGGCGTCAAGGTCACCTGGAACCTGTTCAACGTGATTTCCGCACCTGCGGCCATCAACGTGGCCAAGGCCGGTGAAGAAGTCGCAGCCGCGCGTCGTCAGGCGATGTCGATTGCCGTGCTGGCCCAGCTTTACGTGGCCAACGCCAACTATCGCGAAGCCATGCGTCAGTTCAAGACCAGCCAGCAACTGTCGAACATCGACGGTGAAATCGTCGGTCAACTGCGCAACCGCTACAAGGCCGCAGGCATTGGTGAACTGGACCTGATCCAGGGCGAACTCAACACCCTGCAAGCCGACCTGCGCCGTGACCTGGCCTACGCCGACCTGCGTAATGCCTATGGCCAGATCTTCGCCAGCGCCGGGCTTGATCCACTGCCGGAGCAATTGCCTTCGACCGATGTTCAAGTGATCGCAGGTGCCCTGGCTTCCCGTGAAAACCAATGGTCGGCGGGTAATATCGCAGAGCCTGTGAAAGCGGCTGAAGTTCAGGCCAAGTAA